The following proteins are co-located in the Lacticaseibacillus paracasei subsp. paracasei genome:
- a CDS encoding pyruvate oxidase → MATKAADQLVSVLMDWQVKHVFGLPGDSIDTTVDALRRHQDKIKFVQVRHEEVAALSAAATAKLTGGLGVCLSIGGPGAIHLLNGLYDAKMDHVPVLALLGQVTTSNMNEGFFQEVNTPKLFDDVAVYNKTVMASDNLGQIVDTAIRTAFTEKGVAVLTIPDDLPAQKETASYQDSAAAFALNVPKVDPKQLEDVASMLQQAQKPLALIGRGAEHAGALVQKFVEANHIPFIQTMPAKGTIADDHPNSLGNVGKLGTKPAYEAMKATDLLFMIGTNYPYTPYLPAEGQAKCVQIDTRPENLGKRYSVDVAVDGDVGTFFTELNAKGSLRDDDRFLKACQKNMESWNKWMSEKRLLATNPASPEAVFATIDQTAPKDAIYSIDVGTSTSWGARFLNVQPTQKYTISAWLGTMGCGLPGAIAGAEAFPKRQNISVAGDGAFAMVMQDFVTAVKYKFPIIMVVMNNQKLAFIEYEQQSAGQLNYEIDLADMDYAKIAEAAGGIGYTARSNDEFKNALAKAYKETDKPVLINTYVQDDAPLPGKIVGDEAKGYMKYGSEYLENYWKIPSMPPLKDIMRQFF, encoded by the coding sequence ATGGCAACAAAAGCAGCAGATCAGTTAGTCAGTGTTTTGATGGATTGGCAAGTTAAACACGTTTTTGGATTGCCTGGTGATTCAATCGATACCACAGTTGATGCCTTACGTCGACATCAGGATAAGATCAAGTTTGTGCAGGTGCGGCATGAGGAAGTCGCCGCTTTGTCCGCAGCGGCAACTGCTAAGTTAACAGGCGGTTTGGGTGTTTGTCTCTCCATTGGCGGCCCTGGCGCCATTCATCTATTAAATGGTTTGTATGATGCCAAAATGGATCATGTCCCGGTTCTGGCCCTGCTCGGTCAGGTGACGACGAGCAACATGAATGAAGGCTTTTTCCAAGAAGTGAATACACCGAAGCTTTTTGACGATGTGGCGGTTTATAACAAAACTGTCATGGCATCGGATAACTTAGGACAAATTGTCGATACGGCGATTCGCACAGCCTTTACAGAAAAAGGTGTGGCAGTTTTAACCATTCCAGATGATTTGCCAGCTCAAAAAGAAACTGCTAGTTATCAGGACAGCGCTGCTGCTTTTGCCTTGAATGTGCCGAAAGTTGATCCTAAACAGTTAGAGGACGTTGCTTCGATGCTGCAACAGGCACAAAAACCACTTGCGTTGATCGGTCGCGGTGCTGAGCATGCAGGTGCGTTGGTTCAAAAGTTTGTCGAGGCCAATCACATACCGTTTATTCAAACGATGCCAGCAAAAGGCACTATCGCCGATGATCATCCCAATAGTTTGGGCAATGTCGGTAAACTAGGTACGAAGCCGGCATATGAGGCGATGAAAGCGACTGATCTCCTCTTCATGATCGGGACGAATTATCCATATACGCCTTATTTGCCAGCCGAAGGTCAAGCTAAGTGCGTTCAAATCGACACGCGCCCAGAAAACTTGGGCAAACGTTATTCAGTTGATGTTGCTGTTGACGGCGATGTTGGCACCTTTTTCACCGAACTGAATGCGAAGGGCTCCTTGCGTGATGATGATCGTTTTCTGAAAGCTTGCCAGAAGAATATGGAGAGCTGGAATAAGTGGATGAGCGAAAAGCGCTTGCTGGCTACTAATCCGGCATCGCCTGAAGCAGTCTTCGCGACGATTGATCAAACCGCGCCAAAAGATGCGATTTACTCGATTGATGTCGGTACGTCCACATCATGGGGTGCCCGTTTCTTGAACGTTCAGCCAACGCAAAAGTATACAATTTCCGCATGGCTGGGAACCATGGGCTGTGGCTTGCCAGGCGCGATTGCGGGTGCTGAGGCTTTTCCAAAGCGGCAAAATATCAGTGTCGCAGGGGATGGTGCCTTCGCGATGGTCATGCAAGACTTTGTCACAGCAGTCAAGTACAAGTTTCCGATCATCATGGTTGTCATGAATAATCAGAAGTTGGCATTTATTGAATATGAGCAGCAAAGTGCCGGTCAGCTGAACTATGAAATTGATTTGGCTGATATGGACTATGCCAAAATTGCTGAAGCAGCAGGCGGTATTGGCTACACCGCTCGCAGCAATGACGAATTCAAAAATGCATTAGCCAAGGCATACAAAGAGACCGATAAACCGGTTCTGATCAATACCTACGTCCAAGACGATGCACCGCTTCCAGGCAAAATCGTTGGTGATGAAGCAAAGGGTTA
- the fba gene encoding class II fructose-1,6-bisphosphate aldolase — MPLVNAAELVKAAHKGHYCIGAFNTNNLEWTRAILAGAQELNVPVIIQTSMGAAKYMGGYEFCQTMIEATVKAMGITVPVVIHLDHGNYEAAKEAIAAGYNSVMFDGHDLDFEDNLEKTKEIVKLAHAKGISVEAEVGSIGGEEDGVVGEGELADVEEAKTLAATGIDFLAAGIGNIHGQYPDNWKGLHFDRLQELNDAVKMPLVLHGGSGIPQEQVQKAITMGISKLNINTECQLAFAKATREYIEAGKDQQGKGFDPRKLLKPGTDAITDTFKEITGWIGNKPVKMVPEAL, encoded by the coding sequence ATGCCATTAGTTAACGCTGCAGAGCTTGTAAAAGCTGCACATAAAGGTCACTACTGTATCGGTGCCTTCAACACCAATAACTTGGAATGGACACGCGCCATCCTTGCCGGTGCGCAAGAATTGAACGTTCCGGTTATCATCCAGACATCCATGGGTGCTGCTAAGTACATGGGCGGCTATGAATTCTGCCAGACCATGATCGAAGCAACGGTTAAGGCCATGGGCATCACCGTTCCTGTTGTGATTCATTTGGATCACGGTAACTACGAAGCTGCCAAGGAAGCTATTGCTGCCGGCTACAACTCCGTTATGTTCGACGGCCACGACCTCGACTTTGAAGATAACTTGGAAAAGACCAAGGAAATCGTTAAGTTGGCTCACGCCAAGGGCATTTCTGTTGAAGCCGAAGTTGGTTCTATCGGCGGTGAAGAAGACGGTGTTGTCGGCGAAGGCGAATTAGCTGACGTTGAAGAAGCCAAGACATTAGCCGCTACCGGGATCGACTTCCTGGCTGCTGGTATCGGCAATATCCACGGTCAATATCCAGACAACTGGAAGGGCCTGCACTTCGATCGTCTGCAAGAATTGAACGACGCTGTTAAGATGCCGCTCGTTCTTCACGGCGGTTCTGGTATCCCTCAAGAACAAGTTCAAAAGGCAATCACCATGGGTATTTCCAAGTTGAACATCAACACCGAATGCCAGCTTGCCTTTGCTAAGGCAACGCGTGAATACATCGAAGCTGGTAAGGATCAGCAAGGCAAGGGCTTCGACCCTCGCAAGCTGCTCAAGCCAGGCACCGATGCTATCACCGATACCTTCAAAGAAATCACCGGCTGGATTGGCAACAAACCAGTTAAGATGGTTCCAGAAGCACTTTAA
- a CDS encoding MFS transporter, with protein MKERRLSFLFFLVMFVIGTDTFLVSPLLPTLTQYYGISTSLSGFIVSAYAVGYMISALLIGPISDRHDRKRILIIGLMVFTLATAGCGLANTFAMMLVTRFVAGVAAATAGPQIWAAIPVLFPETQVVKVMGYATAGLAVAQIVGVPLGSYLAVWSWRFPFFFVGVIALMLTMLVVRFMPSLNEAITSRLATGIYRKLFQNKTVLKLLGAYLLFQTANFCGFAFIGTWFAKSFHLSVGAIGSFILLIGVGQFVGSLLGNRLVTWLGQPHAFLLEFLLFIAGYLVLPFTNSPLTATVILAFIYTIGGALLPLFMSTLQEHAGSARSTISALANAVMYLGEAIGGVIGGILIKQFTGFSGIAVFTAIGASLAMLLYAQQGYFKQLQTSR; from the coding sequence ATGAAAGAACGTAGACTTTCGTTTCTATTCTTCTTAGTGATGTTTGTGATTGGCACCGATACCTTTTTGGTTTCACCGTTGTTACCGACATTGACGCAATACTATGGCATTTCGACTAGTCTATCTGGTTTTATTGTCAGCGCTTATGCAGTGGGCTACATGATATCGGCATTATTGATTGGTCCGATTTCTGACCGGCACGACCGCAAACGTATTTTGATCATCGGGTTAATGGTTTTCACGTTGGCGACTGCCGGGTGCGGGCTGGCGAATACGTTTGCGATGATGCTTGTCACCAGATTCGTCGCTGGTGTCGCGGCGGCCACGGCCGGACCGCAAATCTGGGCGGCTATCCCGGTATTGTTTCCAGAGACGCAAGTTGTCAAAGTGATGGGTTATGCCACAGCTGGTCTGGCGGTTGCTCAAATCGTTGGGGTACCATTGGGGAGTTACTTAGCGGTATGGTCATGGCGATTTCCGTTCTTCTTCGTTGGCGTCATTGCCTTGATGTTGACGATGTTGGTCGTGCGTTTCATGCCCAGTCTTAACGAGGCGATAACTTCACGTCTTGCAACTGGTATCTATCGCAAACTTTTTCAGAACAAAACCGTGCTTAAACTGCTAGGGGCATACTTATTGTTTCAAACTGCAAATTTTTGCGGTTTCGCCTTTATCGGCACTTGGTTTGCGAAAAGCTTCCATTTATCAGTTGGTGCCATTGGCAGCTTCATTCTTTTAATCGGCGTTGGTCAGTTTGTTGGCAGTTTGCTAGGCAACCGATTAGTCACTTGGTTGGGTCAGCCGCATGCGTTTCTGCTTGAGTTCTTACTTTTCATTGCTGGGTATCTGGTTTTGCCTTTCACCAATTCGCCACTGACGGCAACGGTCATTCTGGCATTTATCTATACAATAGGTGGCGCACTGCTGCCATTGTTTATGAGTACCTTGCAAGAACACGCGGGGTCAGCCCGCAGCACAATTTCAGCGTTGGCTAATGCCGTCATGTACTTAGGTGAGGCCATCGGTGGTGTAATCGGCGGTATCTTGATTAAACAGTTTACTGGCTTCTCGGGGATTGCCGTTTTTACAGCGATTGGCGCAAGCTTGGCGATGTTGTTATATGCCCAGCAGGGATATTTTAAGCAATTGCAGACGAGTCGTTAA
- a CDS encoding ArsR/SmtB family transcription factor: MDIKQSTDATAFKQRIFFALSEPGRYTIVRMLYHVGHEMGCNELNQHVEIDKSTMSYHLRTLREISMITTRTQGRQKFVTLNTGKIESVFPGLLEKL; the protein is encoded by the coding sequence ATGGATATCAAACAATCAACAGACGCAACTGCCTTCAAACAACGAATTTTCTTTGCTTTGTCTGAACCGGGTCGTTATACGATTGTCCGCATGCTTTACCACGTCGGTCATGAGATGGGCTGCAACGAGCTGAACCAGCACGTGGAGATTGACAAATCAACGATGTCATATCATTTGCGAACGCTTCGGGAAATTAGCATGATTACCACGCGTACCCAAGGACGACAAAAATTTGTTACGCTGAATACAGGGAAAATTGAATCGGTTTTCCCGGGTTTACTTGAGAAGCTATAA
- a CDS encoding DNA-3-methyladenine glycosylase I, with protein MLAEKHRCAWGQTSNDLMREYHDEEWGRPSHDSRHLFELLSLEIMQAGLSWQTVLNKRAAFKQAFVNFDYRQVQQMAPKIPVLLENTQIIRNRLKVTAIINNARVIAQLAAKGEDFDHYVWAFVNNQPIRHHITSHDQVPNTTDLAKHMSKQMKADGFAFTGPVVIYSFMQAAGLVNDHEADCFVNQILDE; from the coding sequence ATGCTGGCTGAAAAACACCGTTGCGCATGGGGACAAACCAGTAATGACTTGATGCGCGAGTATCATGATGAAGAATGGGGGCGGCCCAGCCATGACAGTCGCCACTTATTTGAGCTTTTGTCGCTTGAAATCATGCAAGCAGGTTTGAGCTGGCAAACTGTTTTGAATAAACGTGCTGCTTTCAAACAGGCTTTTGTTAACTTTGACTATCGGCAGGTGCAGCAGATGGCACCGAAGATTCCGGTGCTCTTAGAAAATACGCAAATTATTCGGAATCGGCTGAAAGTGACGGCGATCATTAACAATGCGCGCGTGATCGCACAGTTAGCTGCCAAAGGCGAGGACTTTGATCATTACGTGTGGGCCTTTGTCAACAATCAGCCGATTCGGCATCATATTACCAGTCATGATCAGGTACCTAACACAACCGACTTGGCCAAGCACATGAGCAAGCAAATGAAGGCAGATGGCTTTGCATTTACTGGTCCCGTCGTTATCTACTCATTTATGCAGGCTGCAGGGTTGGTCAATGATCATGAAGCCGACTGTTTTGTTAATCAAATACTTGATGAGTAA